CCATGGCTTTGACAATGCATAAATCTATTTCTTGACCAATGATAATCCAGTGCAGGTATTGGACTGAGCTCCTCTCACCCTCCTCTGGGTCCTTGGAATTCTCTCCATTCTCACAGTAGACAGAGAAAAAGATGTTCACCTACAGGGGAGATGGACCTGAATATGGCACAGATCTTAGTGATGTGGTCTCTCCTAACTTAGAAATCTAGTCTCATTGTATGCccagaagggaaaggaaatgggTTTTGGTGGACATTAGCAGTCTGTGTTCCAGCGAGTGACAGGAATGGCTGAATATGTGTCAGTAATTCAGGAGGAGTGAACTAGATCAGGAAGGGGAGAAACGATCTTGCTCCCTTTGCTACAGACATTCTTAGCAGTCTGCTGGCTGAATTCCAATtccatgaaatgagaaaaattataatGGGGTTgatgtacttttttaaaagtgtgctaaaatatacataacaaaagaCTTACCATTTTAACGCTTTTTAAGTATACCATTCAGTAGCaaagtacatttatatttttgcGCAACCAttgccaccatccatctctaaaaATTTCCCATCATCCTAAATGGAAACTTTCtaaccattaaacaataacttctcaTTTACTCCACCCCTTAGCccctggtatttcttttttttttttttttttttttttttttgccaacacAGTGTGTCATGTTTATTGGGTTATTCACAAGTCAGCTAAAACACCATGAAGGGAAAAGACCGGATGCCATCAGTAATGTcaggaaacaaaatatttagcAGTTCTTAGTTTCAAGTGTCGCATTCCATCACAGCTTGAGGAATATGGGCAATTCACTAACAAAACTGCAGTGGGTGCCATTTATTTTTAGCAACACGAagcacatacatttatttaaccaatGACTTTTAGGACAGtcagcaaaaatagaaaatggtATTTTCATGTAGCTAAGACAAGAAAATCATTTATACAAATTAAATGGATACAAAATACATTGTAAAGAGAACACACATACAAAAGTCATTAAGCTGGTCAAAGAGTAAGAATGCCACAGAACACCACACTGAGAGAACACTGGTGTGAATTCATTTCCATTATGAAAGTACCTCCAAAGTTTGAGTTACACATTTACTGAGGTAAAGACACAATCACTTCCACGTAATTAATGGGGAAGAATCCAGATTCTCCATGGAGCACTCCTTCATACCAGTTTTCATCTATCTGACTGGTTAATGTAATGATATCCCCTTCTTTAAATCCTAGTTCTCCTTGGTTTTCTGGCTCAAACTCATAGAGACCACGAGAGCAGGGCTGGTCCATGGGAACGTGAGAACCTGTTGTCTTTGCTGAAGAGGTGGTGGATACCCCACTGAGCTCACTAGGACTCCTTTTTATGGGCCATGGCTTGTATTCTCGTTTGGGGACGTTGGATGCAGCCGATATTCGCATCTGTAGCTTGCTCTGTAGCTCCTGCAGAATCTCTGTGGACTGTTTGTGATAGTCTAAAGCTGTCTCTATAAACACGGCCAACTGGCTGACTTGTTCTAcatcattttctaaaaaattaaacatgcttCTTTCAGCCAACTCCTTTGACTCTTCAAATTTTTCTACTGCTTGTCTGACTTCTTCATCTGGTATCTTACCTACTCGCTTCTTTTTATAATCGTAATCCAGGCAGCGGCCTTCCAGCTTTTTCAGGTGGTGCCCAATCTCTTTTAAATCTTTGTCTTGTAGTAACTGAAGTGGATCAGTAAAAGTTTGCTTTACATTAATATCAAGAGAGTCTTTCACCTCAGCCATTAGCTTCATGGATTCACCAACTTCTATCAATGCATTGCCAAAAGCGGAGCCTTCCCCGAGCTCGTTCCCGTATTTCAGCATGCAGTCGCCCAGCAAGCCTTCCGTCTGTGGGTACCCAGTGGTTTTCACCTGTCCTCGGATCTTCGACACAGTGTTCAGCAATTCTAGCTTAGCTCTGTATGCTGGATTCGGCTGAAGATATTCTGTggcttttgaaagaatttctgcAACAGCTTTATTGGTAACGTCTATTTTCCTTTCCATGTCAAGAAATTCATCATCTAGTTTCGTTCCTTCAACGCCACTTATTTTTTCACTAAACAGCTGGCTGGCTTTGTGGAACTGCTTCTCCAGCCCCACCACCGACATCTGGACGGCGCCCGCCCGGGGCTGGGTGGTCTCTGGGCTCTGCTGGGCCACGCAGCTGCGACACGCTGGGGAAGCGGGCACTGGGGCCGGTCCCCGCGCGGCTGGGCTCGGCCGGGCCAGCCTCCCACGGTCCGCCCCTGGTATTTCTATTCTACTCTCTTTGTGAATTTGACTGTCTATTCTAGGTATCTCATATGCATCAtacaacatttgtccttttgtgtctggcttatttcacttaatgtttcACATGCGCTTTGAAAATAACCCCTTGCTACATTATCCTTCCTACCCAGAGTCAGTCAAACTTTGAGGTTAAGGGCATATCCTGGGACTGCCAAGTCTGTCCAAGACTTCTAAACCCACTGCCAGGAGTTAGagtctgctatggactgaattatgccccccaaaaatacaaaatatgttgAATTCCTAATGCCTCCATGTGACTgttttggagatagggcctttaaggaggcgATTAACacgataaaatgaggtcataagggtgagaCTCTGATCCAATAAAACTGGTATCTTTATAAAAGAGGGAGAGACGTCAAAGATATCTGTCTCCATCAAGTGAGCACACAGAGAGAAGGTAGCTGTCTACAAACCAAGAAGAAAGTTCTCACCAGGAATCAAACTGGCCAGCATTTTGATCTTGgattttccagcctccagaactatgagaaaattaatttctgttgtttaagccacccagtctatggtattttttatgGCAGTCTGAGCAAACTAAGACAGTGTCCAAGTACAAACTAGGGGAAAGAGTCCTTACAGACTCCCCTCACTCCTGACACCAACTGCAAGGTCAGGGGCATTCCAAAACTACTTCAGTTTCAGTAATTACCTAGAAGGACTCTCCAAACTCTTTGAAAGCTATTATACTCACAGTTATGATTTATTACATGGAAAAGATATGAATTAAAATCAGCCAAAGGAAGAGATATGTGGGGCAGAGTCTGGGAGTGTTCCAAACATGAAGCTTCCATTGTCCTCAGAACATGTTACCCTCCCAGCTTTGATGTGTGACAATATGTATGGAGTATTGCCAACCAGCAAAGTTCACCTGGAATTCCAGAGCATCCAGAGATTTTATTGGAGCTTTATTATGTAGGCAGGATTGACTGACATTGATTTTCCAGATGGTGCAATTTAGCTTCTAGGTAGACTGATACCACATGACGCCAAATCCCTCACCCTAAATCACATGTTTTGGTCATTCTGGCATAGCCAGCTTCCACCCTAAGACTGTCAGAGTGGCCAGCCTAAACAAGACACTCCTGTCAGGTATGACTTAGATTACCTCCCAAAAGCCAAGggcaaaggccagacctctcttTGACCAAGGCCAAATTCTTCACTATGTATTCCCATTTAGTGAATCAATGTTAGACTCACTtcagtacatatatacacatcacCACCTGATGCAAAGACTAAAGCATCCCTTTCCAGTCTCATATAGATGCACTTGTACAACAAACAGAGCTCCTCTCTTTTCTCTAAGGAGTAAGAAAGAGGGTTTGGTGGAGCATGGAGTGGGGGGACAGAAAATCACAGCTCATAAGAGGGAGATACCTCAGTGCCTTGTGCCGTAGATGCTTGCATcctaatagtttattttaaaaattatcttcaatcCATCATTAGTTTGAACAATTCACTCTATAAGTTATCATTcaatttaaattatctttcaatgaaaagaaaatggattctaCATTTAAGGAACTTTAAAACTGgcaaattaatttgaaatatcaCACTTTGTAACATGGTCTTAACTGCCCTATACCTTGGACATAGTTTGCATCATGTGATATACCTCTTGAGTTCCATAATACCCAAAGTGTTCTACATTCTGTTCAAGATGAGTACTGTGATCACATGATTCAATGTCACAGCAATGTCAACTTCCTACAAAAGAGTCTGAAGGAATACTCTCATTTTCCTTACAAATCTTGTTGCAGGCCAGTGGCAAATATTATTAGCAGACTGGCAGTGATGTGTGAACTATGTTTTGAGGGGCACCATTCTAGACCAGTGTTCCTCAAACTTTAATATGTGTAAGAATCACCTAaagtttcttattaaaataaagattctaACTCAGGAGATCTAAGGTAAAGCCTAAGAGTCTACATTTTCAATAAGCTCCCACATGTCATGGTGTTACTATTCTATGGACTACACTTAGAAGAGTTTGATGACAGAAAATTGCTTTCTACATCactgagaaaaatagaaacaaccaaAAGAAAATTTCTACTTGCTCTCACCACTAAATCTATCTACCTGCCCACTTGCACTGTGCCCTTAAATTCTGTATTCCTAGAGGACCTTCAAGaaggtggaggagtaagacgtggagatcaccttcctccccacaaatacatcagaaatacatctacatgtggaacaactcctacagaacaactactgaacgctagcagaagacctcagact
Above is a window of Balaenoptera acutorostrata chromosome 1, mBalAcu1.1, whole genome shotgun sequence DNA encoding:
- the LOC103020054 gene encoding endophilin-A3-like — encoded protein: MSVVGLEKQFHKASQLFSEKISGVEGTKLDDEFLDMERKIDVTNKAVAEILSKATEYLQPNPAYRAKLELLNTVSKIRGQVKTTGYPQTEGLLGDCMLKYGNELGEGSAFGNALIEVGESMKLMAEVKDSLDINVKQTFTDPLQLLQDKDLKEIGHHLKKLEGRCLDYDYKKKRVGKIPDEEVRQAVEKFEESKELAERSMFNFLENDVEQVSQLAVFIETALDYHKQSTEILQELQSKLQMRISAASNVPKREYKPWPIKRSPSELSGVSTTSSAKTTGSHVPMDQPCSRGLYEFEPENQGELGFKEGDIITLTSQIDENWYEGVLHGESGFFPINYVEVIVSLPQ